CCGCGGCAAATACTACCAGCTGGTAAAAAACCAACTGGAGCTTGGATCGTAAACCCTTAACCCACTATCACGATGCACAACTACCAATCTGCCATTCAGCTGCTTACCAATGAAACGCTGGATGAAATAAAACCTGACAGTGCCTTCCGGGAGCGTTCAGAACTGGCGCAGGAAATCATCAGCCGTAAGCCGGATTTTTATGAAAGATGGGCGCTGCCTATGTTCCTGGCGCTATTATTATTGCTCGCTGCCGGCACCTGGTTCATTAAATACCCAGATATTGTTCCGGCCAGCGCCACACTCACCGGTAACAACGCCCCGAAAGAGATCGTTACCCGGCAGGCTGGGAAACTGACGGCCATCTTTGTCAGCAATAACGATAGCGTGAAGCAAGGCGATATTTTAGGCTGGATAGAATCTAATGCCGACACCCGCGAAGTCATCGACGTGAGCGACCGACTGAACGCTACGGTGCTGCTGCTGGAGAAAGGAGCGCCTGAAAACATTGCTACCCTCGTGAATAAACGTTTCACACGACTCGGAGAGTTACAAACTTCGTATCAAACGTTTATTTCGGCGTGGCAACAGTATAACGATTACCTGGTCAACGGTTTTTATGCAAAACGAAAAAAGATGTTGCATCGTGACATCGCTGCTTTACAAACCATCGAACAACAGGTAAGTACACAAAAACGGCTCACCACAGAGGATAACAGTATTGCCAGCACTACTTTCGACATGTATAAGCAGTTATACGAGGAGAAAGTGATATCCGCTGAAGAGTTTCGTAAGGCACAAAGTGTACTGTTAAGCAAGCAGCTATCGCTTCCGCAGGTAGATGCAAACATCATTTCCCAACAAAACCAGATCCGGGAGAAACAAAAGGAAATAGACCAGGTAGCGCACGACATTTTGCAGCAGCAACAAACGTTTGAACAGGCGTTGTACACCTTAAAAAGCGAGGTAGACCAATGGCTGCGCAACTATACGATACAGGCGCCCGCCGATGGAAAAGTAGTATTAGCACTGCCCTTACAACAACACCAGTTTTTAGAGCAGGGAAAACTGATCGGCTACGTAAACCCGGCGAACAGCCAATACTACGCAGAAATTAAACTGGCGCAATATAATTTCGGCAAAGTAGATACGGGTATGAAAGTACAATTGCGCTTCGTAGCTTACCCTTATCAGGAAACAGGTTTTCTGCAGGGAACCTTGAATTATGTATCGGAAGTGGCGGTGGATAGTGGATTTATCGGCACGGTGCGGCTCGACCAGGGTTTGCTGACCAACCAGGCGAAAACGATTCCTTATAAAAACGGATTAAAGGCGGATGCGCTGATCATAACGCGGGATATGCGGTTGCTGGAGCGCCTGTATTACTCCGTTATAAAAACTACCTCGATAGATAAATAATCCGCCCCGGTTTAGCAGCCGGAGCGGAATCGGTATTATCTGCGTTCCACAGTCACCTTCAGGAAGGTAGCGGGTATCAATGTTTTATCATTGCTACCGCTCTTATTCTGACTGGTGAACAGGGCATCCAGCTCCTGTCTTAATTCTTCTGCCTTTCCGTTCTTTTCGGCCGCTTCAAAAGCGTTCATAGTAGGGCCATAGTAGTTTTTAAACCTGTCGAGGAAGTCGGACGGGCTTTCATCGATCTCAAATTCGAATGTGGCCTTTTCGAAAGAGATGTCTTCTTTCGCGACACCGGCATTACCGAAGCGCTCCGTCACGTGGCTTTCCACGCCCCACAACATCGGGCTGATAAAGCCTTCTGGTGGCGGTGGTGTGTAGGCGGAGCAGGTTTTGAGGATCTGGGCCACCAGCGTAGCATCGCCGGGTATCCAGTTGCCCATCACGATTTTACCACCGGGGCGCGTAACACGCACCAGTTCATTTGCTACCTCCTGTGGTTTGGGGGCGAACATAGCACCGAAAATAGTTACCGCCATGTCGAACTGCTGATCTTCCAACCCCTGCAGGTCGGTCGCATCTCCTTCCTGGAAGGCGATGTTAGTGAGGCCCTCTTCCTTCACACGGCGGTTGCCCGCTTCTACGAGGTTGCGCGCAATATCAACGCCCAATACATCGGCGCCAAGACGTGCGGCAGGAAGCGCCGTGGTACCGTCGCCGCAACCGAGGTCCAATACTTTCAGGCCTTTGGTGACGCCTAATTTAGATACGAGTGCAGTACCGCTGGTACGCATAGTTTCGGCGAGTTTAGTAAAGTCGCCCTTTTCCCACAATGTTTTGTTTGGATTCATGACCAATTGTTTACGTAGATATTGCCCACCGGTAGCTGTTGGTGCAGACTAATTTTGGGATTAACCTGTAGGCAATATTCTGGGGTTATAAAATATGTTTCCTCTAAAGGCCGACACTGGGCCGTTTTCAGGAGCAAATGTAAAGGGACACCCGAAATTAACAAGGTCAACCACTGGTTTTAGGAAAACTTTAACCAATACAGAATTTATGCTATCTTAACAACGTTTAACCCGATGCTGCCGCGATGCAGCCGCTGATACCTAAACCCATTTTCATGCGCATTGCCTATCTCATTTTAGCCCATACAAACATCCCGCAACTTGCTACCCTTATCGAACTGTTAACCAGGGACGGTCATGCCTGTTGTTTTGTACATCTCGACAAACGATTGTATCACCGACGCCACGCGGCTTACCTGCGCAAGCATTGCCGGCCGGGAAGTTATCACCTGCTGCCAGGCCCGAATGTCATTAACTGGGGAGGCTTTTCGATAGTATTGGCGAGTTTGCGGCTGATAGACCAATGCCTCAATTACCGGCACGAAAAGTTTGCATACCTTTCGCTGATAAGTGGAATGGACTTACCACTGAAAAGCACCGAACAATTTGTCGCCTATCTGGGCAAACATCAACACCCAGCGTATATGGAAACATTTACATTGCCCGACAGTAGCCGCTGGGGCGGCAGTGGTGGCCTCGACCGGCTGCACTATTATTGGTTTACCGATGAACTGAGCCGCCCGGAAGTACATAGTCTTGTAGCCAGCCAAAAGCAGGCCGGTGCGCGCAGGAACATGCCTGCCAGCCTGCACCAGATGTATGGCGGCTCCCAATGGTGGACCATGTCGCACGCCAGCGCCGAATATATGATTGAGTACGTTAACAACCATCCGGAGGTGGTCCGTTTCTTCAAGCACAGCTACGTACCTGATGAGATATTTTTCAACACCATCCTTCACAATTCCCCCTTTTCAGCAGCTATTTACCAGGGCAACCTGCGGCACATCGACTGGAGCGCGGGCGGAAGTTCTCCAAAGACATTTACCAGTGCCGATTTCGATATGCTGATTGCGCAGGACGCCTGGTTCGCCAGGAAGTTCGACATGTTGGTAGATGCAGACATTATCGAACGGGTAAAAGCGCATGTTGCGCAGTAAGGGTTAATTATTCGTCTGCTGCGCCTGCGCGCCGGTATAGCGTTCTCCCACGATCTTTACTTTCGACAATGCTTCCGTCAGCTGCCGCAACTCGTCTGCCGCGAACGCCACATCTGCCGACCACATATTCTCCTGCAAATGCGCCAGTTTGGTCGTACCGGGAATAGGCACGATGAACGGCTTCTGCGCGAGTAACCAGGCTAACGCCACCTGCGCCACTGTAAGTCCGCGCTGATCGCCAAATTCCTTCAGGATGTCGATCAGCGGCCAGTTAGCAACG
This genomic interval from Chitinophaga horti contains the following:
- a CDS encoding aldo/keto reductase; its protein translation is MNTRVPRYQPTAIVANWPLIDILKEFGDQRGLTVAQVALAWLLAQKPFIVPIPGTTKLAHLQENMWSADVAFAADELRQLTEALSKVKIVGERYTGAQAQQTNN
- a CDS encoding beta-1,6-N-acetylglucosaminyltransferase, whose protein sequence is MRIAYLILAHTNIPQLATLIELLTRDGHACCFVHLDKRLYHRRHAAYLRKHCRPGSYHLLPGPNVINWGGFSIVLASLRLIDQCLNYRHEKFAYLSLISGMDLPLKSTEQFVAYLGKHQHPAYMETFTLPDSSRWGGSGGLDRLHYYWFTDELSRPEVHSLVASQKQAGARRNMPASLHQMYGGSQWWTMSHASAEYMIEYVNNHPEVVRFFKHSYVPDEIFFNTILHNSPFSAAIYQGNLRHIDWSAGGSSPKTFTSADFDMLIAQDAWFARKFDMLVDADIIERVKAHVAQ
- a CDS encoding class I SAM-dependent methyltransferase, giving the protein MNPNKTLWEKGDFTKLAETMRTSGTALVSKLGVTKGLKVLDLGCGDGTTALPAARLGADVLGVDIARNLVEAGNRRVKEEGLTNIAFQEGDATDLQGLEDQQFDMAVTIFGAMFAPKPQEVANELVRVTRPGGKIVMGNWIPGDATLVAQILKTCSAYTPPPPEGFISPMLWGVESHVTERFGNAGVAKEDISFEKATFEFEIDESPSDFLDRFKNYYGPTMNAFEAAEKNGKAEELRQELDALFTSQNKSGSNDKTLIPATFLKVTVERR
- a CDS encoding HlyD family secretion protein, producing the protein MHNYQSAIQLLTNETLDEIKPDSAFRERSELAQEIISRKPDFYERWALPMFLALLLLLAAGTWFIKYPDIVPASATLTGNNAPKEIVTRQAGKLTAIFVSNNDSVKQGDILGWIESNADTREVIDVSDRLNATVLLLEKGAPENIATLVNKRFTRLGELQTSYQTFISAWQQYNDYLVNGFYAKRKKMLHRDIAALQTIEQQVSTQKRLTTEDNSIASTTFDMYKQLYEEKVISAEEFRKAQSVLLSKQLSLPQVDANIISQQNQIREKQKEIDQVAHDILQQQQTFEQALYTLKSEVDQWLRNYTIQAPADGKVVLALPLQQHQFLEQGKLIGYVNPANSQYYAEIKLAQYNFGKVDTGMKVQLRFVAYPYQETGFLQGTLNYVSEVAVDSGFIGTVRLDQGLLTNQAKTIPYKNGLKADALIITRDMRLLERLYYSVIKTTSIDK